A single window of Flavobacteriales bacterium DNA harbors:
- a CDS encoding T9SS type A sorting domain-containing protein gives MKLHTYITTACIVGIFSLTAYAQHPLSDVSPNPMLSTQHSPEDQRLNNLSLSPITALCDSSYTWVWNDSSSSWGLSSKELYIYNTQNQIAETTFLDWTGTDWVLWRRQFNIYNTHNQTDSILMVEWANQTWNNLGLTVYIYDANDQVVNIVKKAWKNGAWENTAQYTYTYDSNNDRVKYLVQFWNNGAWENSSQEFYTYNTDHTIADLVHQAWTTGLWENLWRMTYTYDLNLNLTDIQQEGWQNTSWEILGHTVYTYDPNNNRTNTHDSLWDGTSWQPMKRTTEAYDTNNNRTNYLQETRSNSTWINDFELHWVYDANDVEKILVYTNWDQSGSSIQYADSTLYFYHLINGIPEKQQAQGFRLYPNPFSTQTMLLFDQEQHNSRIRVFDEMGREVENQSFSGRHFILNRDRLPSGNYFIQVTDNHGGRMAKQITIR, from the coding sequence ATGAAACTGCACACCTATATAACAACCGCATGCATCGTGGGGATTTTCTCGCTGACTGCTTATGCCCAGCATCCCCTATCCGATGTTTCCCCGAACCCTATGCTGTCAACGCAGCATTCGCCGGAAGATCAACGCCTGAACAACCTTTCGCTCTCTCCGATTACGGCCCTCTGTGACAGCAGCTACACCTGGGTATGGAACGATTCGTCCTCTAGCTGGGGCCTCTCTTCAAAGGAGCTATACATCTACAACACCCAAAACCAAATCGCAGAAACCACCTTCCTGGATTGGACGGGAACCGACTGGGTGTTATGGAGGCGCCAATTCAATATATACAACACGCACAACCAAACGGATTCCATTCTGATGGTGGAATGGGCCAATCAAACATGGAACAACCTTGGCCTCACTGTCTATATCTATGATGCAAATGACCAGGTAGTCAATATTGTAAAAAAAGCATGGAAAAACGGAGCCTGGGAAAACACAGCACAGTACACATACACCTACGATTCCAACAATGACCGGGTAAAGTATCTGGTTCAGTTCTGGAACAACGGGGCCTGGGAAAACAGCAGCCAGGAATTTTACACGTACAACACCGATCATACGATCGCGGACCTGGTTCACCAGGCATGGACCACCGGTCTCTGGGAGAACTTGTGGCGGATGACCTACACTTATGACCTCAATCTGAATCTAACGGACATTCAGCAAGAAGGATGGCAAAACACAAGCTGGGAGATCCTCGGACATACCGTTTATACATATGACCCCAACAACAACCGAACGAACACTCACGATTCCCTGTGGGATGGTACTTCATGGCAACCGATGAAAAGAACAACTGAAGCATACGATACCAACAACAACCGAACAAATTATCTGCAGGAAACCCGAAGCAACAGCACATGGATAAATGACTTTGAACTCCATTGGGTGTATGATGCAAATGATGTTGAAAAGATCCTTGTCTACACCAATTGGGATCAGTCCGGTTCATCCATTCAGTACGCCGACAGTACCCTTTACTTTTACCACCTCATTAACGGCATCCCCGAAAAGCAGCAAGCGCAAGGGTTCAGGCTCTATCCCAACCCGTTTTCCACACAAACCATGCTGCTATTCGATCAGGAACAACACAACAGCCGGATCCGTGTTTTTGATGAGATGGGAAGAGAAGTAGAAAACCAATCCTTCTCCGGACGTCATTTCATATTGAACCGGGATAGACTGCCATCAGGCAACTATTTCATCCAGGTGACGGACAACCACGGCGGGCGAATGGCGAAACAGATCACCATCCGGTAG
- a CDS encoding ABC transporter substrate-binding protein — MPTYTDQTGHSIELNAPARRIVSVVPSQSELLWDLNLRDELAGITKFCIHPEDMFRSKTRVGGTKVLNMDTIDSLQPDLILANKEENEKIQIEALREKYPVWTSDVRDLPSSLEMLVEVGKMTDRLDAAYEWVGKISDAFAVLPSVPLAQQPSAAYLIWHNPVMLAGADTFIDDMLFRCGFRNVCPANQGHYPSVTTEGLKALKPDFLLLSSEPYPFKEKHKEAWQERMPGTQVILVDGELFSWYGSRLAKAPEYFLEVRKAFVAGLR; from the coding sequence ATGCCGACCTACACCGACCAGACCGGCCATTCCATTGAGTTGAACGCCCCTGCACGGCGCATTGTATCCGTAGTGCCCTCCCAATCGGAATTGCTGTGGGACCTTAACCTGCGCGATGAACTGGCAGGCATCACCAAGTTTTGCATCCATCCGGAAGACATGTTCCGCTCCAAAACCCGCGTGGGTGGCACAAAGGTGTTGAACATGGACACCATCGATTCCCTGCAGCCCGACCTCATCCTGGCGAACAAAGAAGAAAACGAGAAGATACAGATCGAAGCCTTGCGGGAGAAATACCCGGTGTGGACCAGCGACGTGCGCGACCTCCCCTCTTCCCTTGAAATGCTGGTGGAAGTGGGCAAGATGACCGACCGCCTGGATGCCGCCTACGAATGGGTGGGAAAGATATCCGATGCCTTTGCCGTACTGCCATCGGTACCACTTGCACAACAACCTTCGGCAGCTTACCTGATCTGGCACAACCCTGTGATGCTGGCAGGTGCAGACACCTTTATTGACGACATGCTGTTCCGCTGCGGCTTCCGCAATGTATGTCCAGCTAACCAGGGCCACTACCCTTCGGTGACAACGGAAGGATTGAAAGCCCTCAAACCCGACTTCCTGCTACTGAGCTCGGAACCCTATCCCTTCAAAGAAAAGCACAAAGAAGCATGGCAGGAAAGAATGCCCGGCACACAGGTGATCCTGGTGGACGGTGAGCTGTTCTCCTGGTACGGTTCAAGACTGGCGAAAGCGCCGGAGTACTTTTTGGAAGTGAGGAAGGCGTTTGTTGCTGGACTCAGATGA
- a CDS encoding cystathionine beta-synthase, translating to MYYNNIIETIGNTPLVKLNRIVKEVPATVLAKVETFNPGNSVKDRMALRMIEDAEKAGKLKPGGTVIEGTSGNTGMGLALACIVKGYKLICTTNDKQSKEKMDVLRAMGAEVVVCPTNVAPDDPRSYYSVARKLNQEIPNSFYPNQYDNLSNRAAHYDTTGPEIWKQTEGKLTHFVVGVGTGGTISGVSKYLKEQNPDIQVWGIDTYGSVFKKYKETGVFDEKEIYPYITEGIGEDILPKNVDFNLIDHFEKVTDKDGAIYARRLAREEGIFVGYSAGSAVAGIVQMKDQLSKDDVVVVLFHDHGSRYVGKLFNDDWMRERGFLEKEVYTVGQLIHNRSEKDLISVSVDQTVADAVKKMTEFDISQLPVLKDGKLVGALSEGALFAKLLNDPALKSARVEDVMQGPFPTVSLNEAVEDVAKLVNKENPAVVVEENSQFHIVTKHDLIRALAR from the coding sequence ATGTATTACAACAACATCATCGAAACCATCGGCAATACGCCGTTGGTAAAACTGAACCGAATTGTGAAGGAAGTGCCGGCGACGGTGCTGGCCAAAGTGGAAACGTTTAATCCGGGCAACTCCGTGAAGGACCGCATGGCGCTTCGCATGATTGAAGATGCGGAAAAGGCGGGCAAGCTGAAGCCGGGCGGAACCGTCATCGAAGGCACCAGCGGTAACACCGGCATGGGACTGGCACTCGCCTGCATTGTGAAAGGATACAAACTCATTTGCACCACCAACGACAAACAGAGCAAAGAGAAGATGGACGTGTTGCGTGCCATGGGTGCGGAAGTGGTTGTTTGTCCGACCAACGTGGCACCCGACGATCCCCGTTCCTACTACTCCGTTGCACGAAAGCTCAACCAGGAGATTCCCAACTCGTTTTACCCGAACCAGTACGACAACCTCTCGAACCGGGCCGCACACTACGACACCACCGGTCCGGAGATCTGGAAACAAACCGAAGGCAAGCTGACCCACTTCGTGGTGGGCGTAGGCACCGGCGGCACCATCTCCGGTGTATCCAAATACCTCAAGGAGCAGAACCCCGACATCCAGGTCTGGGGCATCGACACCTACGGCTCGGTATTCAAGAAATACAAAGAAACAGGGGTGTTCGACGAGAAAGAGATCTACCCTTACATCACCGAAGGCATCGGGGAAGACATCCTGCCGAAGAATGTCGACTTCAACCTGATCGACCATTTTGAGAAGGTGACCGACAAAGACGGCGCCATCTATGCGCGCCGCCTCGCCCGTGAAGAAGGCATCTTCGTTGGTTATTCCGCCGGTTCGGCCGTGGCCGGGATCGTGCAGATGAAAGACCAGCTTTCCAAAGACGACGTTGTGGTGGTGCTCTTCCACGATCATGGCAGCCGGTATGTGGGCAAGCTTTTTAATGACGACTGGATGCGTGAACGCGGGTTCCTCGAGAAGGAAGTCTACACCGTGGGGCAACTCATCCACAACCGTTCGGAAAAAGACCTGATCTCGGTATCTGTGGATCAGACCGTGGCCGATGCCGTGAAGAAGATGACCGAGTTCGACATCTCCCAACTGCCCGTGTTGAAAGACGGGAAGCTGGTAGGCGCCTTATCAGAAGGTGCGCTGTTCGCGAAACTGCTGAACGACCCGGCCTTGAAATCAGCCAGGGTGGAAGATGTGATGCAGGGCCCCTTCCCCACCGTATCTCTGAATGAAGCGGTGGAAGATGTGGCCAAGCTGGTGAACAAGGAAAACCCCGCCGTGGTGGTGGAAGAGAACAGCCAGTTTCACATCGTTACCAAACACGACCTCATCCGCGCACTGGCACGGTAA
- a CDS encoding four helix bundle protein, with translation MKRNIVQDKSYSFVIHVITLHKKLVEKKEYTLGRQLLRCGTSIAANVEEAIGGQSSRDFLARMTIAYKESRETLFWIRLLVDSGILEQEEVKGIMTDAQELMRILSSIQKTMKAKIQTTKSKP, from the coding sequence ATGAAAAGGAACATTGTTCAAGATAAAAGTTACAGTTTCGTTATACATGTAATTACGCTCCATAAAAAGCTTGTGGAAAAAAAGGAATATACATTGGGTCGTCAACTGCTAAGATGTGGTACTTCAATAGCGGCTAATGTGGAAGAAGCCATTGGAGGACAAAGCAGCAGGGATTTTTTAGCAAGGATGACCATTGCGTATAAAGAGAGTCGGGAAACTTTGTTTTGGATCAGGCTTTTGGTGGATAGTGGAATATTGGAACAGGAGGAGGTGAAAGGCATCATGACAGATGCGCAAGAGTTAATGCGTATTCTGAGCAGCATTCAAAAAACCATGAAAGCAAAAATCCAAACCACGAAAAGCAAACCATAA
- a CDS encoding ABC transporter permease: protein MNTEYFIARRMLKGNNQGLAELSRPIVRIATLAVMLGITVMIVAIAIVTGFQKEIRDKVISFGSHIQINNYDFNTSYEPTPITTDQKFLPELRKTPGIQSVHAYASKAGIIKTDTEIQGVVMKGVGTDFDWAYFSKKLTEGDVLTLSDSSRSNDILISRSLATKLGLHVGEKVNTFFIEDPTHSRSRNFLIKGIYETGLEEFDNLYVFCDIQQIRKLNDWAPDQAAGFEVLIDNYKDIDRMGTVVNDMVGYQYLAQTIKELYPQLFDWLNLQDMNVVVILVLMSIVVVLNMTTAILILILERTSMIGILKSMGASNWQIRNIFLYNAGHIISRGMLWGNLTGIGLCLLQQYFGIIPLDQSSYYLSQVPINLQLSHLLIMNAAAFVVIVAVMILPTYLVAHVSPVRALRFS, encoded by the coding sequence ATGAACACTGAATACTTTATTGCCCGCCGGATGCTGAAAGGCAACAACCAGGGTTTGGCGGAACTCTCCAGGCCGATCGTACGGATCGCCACCCTGGCAGTGATGTTGGGCATTACGGTAATGATCGTGGCTATTGCTATCGTCACAGGATTCCAAAAGGAGATCCGCGATAAAGTTATCAGTTTCGGTTCTCATATTCAAATCAACAACTACGACTTCAACACGTCGTACGAGCCCACCCCCATTACCACCGATCAGAAATTCCTGCCCGAACTCCGCAAGACCCCCGGCATCCAATCGGTTCATGCCTATGCATCCAAGGCAGGCATCATCAAAACCGACACCGAGATTCAGGGGGTGGTGATGAAGGGTGTGGGAACGGATTTCGACTGGGCGTACTTTTCGAAGAAGCTGACCGAGGGGGATGTGTTGACATTGTCGGACAGCAGCCGTTCCAACGACATCCTCATCTCCAGGAGCCTCGCCACCAAGCTGGGCCTGCATGTGGGAGAAAAAGTGAATACCTTCTTCATCGAGGACCCCACCCACTCGCGTTCACGCAATTTTCTGATCAAAGGCATTTATGAAACCGGACTGGAAGAATTCGACAACCTGTATGTGTTCTGCGACATCCAGCAGATCCGCAAACTGAACGACTGGGCTCCTGACCAGGCGGCGGGGTTCGAAGTGCTGATCGACAACTACAAGGACATTGACAGGATGGGTACCGTCGTCAACGACATGGTGGGTTACCAATACCTGGCGCAAACGATCAAGGAGCTGTACCCGCAACTGTTTGACTGGCTCAACCTGCAGGACATGAACGTGGTGGTGATCCTGGTGCTGATGTCGATCGTGGTGGTGTTAAACATGACAACCGCCATCCTCATCCTGATCCTGGAGCGCACCTCCATGATCGGTATCCTCAAATCCATGGGTGCCAGCAACTGGCAGATCAGGAATATCTTTTTATACAACGCAGGGCACATCATCAGCCGCGGCATGCTCTGGGGCAACCTGACCGGCATCGGTCTGTGCCTGTTGCAACAGTACTTCGGCATCATCCCGCTGGACCAATCGTCATACTACCTGTCGCAGGTCCCCATCAACCTGCAGCTTTCCCATCTGCTCATCATGAATGCCGCGGCCTTTGTGGTGATTGTCGCAGTGATGATCCTGCCGACGTATTTGGTGGCGCATGTGAGTCCGGTGAGAGCGTTGCGGTTTAGCTGA
- a CDS encoding DUF1343 domain-containing protein — MAAVLLLSLTQTACGQAAFEAKPLGQEETAPVPVRTGADRTEQWLPLLKGKKVGLIANPTSRIGQTHLVDTMLSLGVQVSKVFAPEHGFRGDHGAGEKVSDEKDERTGLPVVSLYGSHKKPLPADLKGLDVVVFDIQDVGARFYTYISTMHYAMEACAENNVAFVVLDRPNPNGFYVDGPVLDDSVKSFIGMHPIPIVHGMTVGELARMINGEGWLEGGRACNLQVVTCEHWDHSMFYELPMKPSPNLPDMASIYLYPSLCLFEGTVMSVGRGTDKPFQVFGHPDFKAGKITFTPQSIPGAAPDPKFKGELCKGMDVTEFGDIYIKNAGRLYLFWLLEAYRDMNMGKDFFRSSFDKLAGNHALRRQIMAQVQEEDIRKSWEPALSDFKQLRRKYLLYPDFE; from the coding sequence ATGGCCGCGGTTCTGCTGTTGAGCCTCACGCAAACGGCCTGTGGTCAGGCAGCGTTCGAAGCCAAACCGCTCGGACAGGAAGAAACCGCCCCGGTGCCGGTGCGCACGGGTGCCGATCGGACCGAACAGTGGTTGCCGCTGCTGAAGGGGAAGAAGGTCGGACTGATAGCCAATCCCACATCCCGCATAGGGCAAACCCATCTGGTAGACACCATGCTCTCGCTCGGTGTGCAGGTATCGAAAGTGTTTGCTCCCGAACACGGCTTTCGTGGCGACCATGGTGCAGGGGAGAAGGTGAGCGATGAAAAGGATGAACGTACCGGCCTGCCCGTTGTGTCACTATACGGCAGCCACAAGAAACCGCTGCCCGCCGATCTCAAGGGGTTGGATGTGGTGGTGTTCGATATCCAGGACGTTGGCGCCCGATTCTATACCTACATTTCCACCATGCACTATGCCATGGAGGCTTGTGCGGAAAACAATGTGGCCTTCGTCGTGCTCGATCGCCCCAACCCCAATGGTTTTTATGTGGATGGTCCTGTGCTGGACGATTCCGTGAAGTCGTTCATTGGGATGCATCCCATCCCCATCGTGCACGGCATGACCGTGGGTGAACTGGCCCGGATGATCAATGGCGAAGGCTGGCTGGAAGGCGGACGTGCATGCAACCTGCAGGTGGTGACCTGTGAACATTGGGATCACAGCATGTTCTATGAACTTCCGATGAAACCTTCTCCGAACCTGCCCGACATGGCCAGCATCTACCTGTACCCGTCCCTGTGCCTGTTCGAAGGTACGGTGATGAGCGTGGGCAGAGGCACAGACAAACCGTTCCAGGTGTTCGGCCATCCTGATTTCAAGGCAGGCAAGATCACTTTCACCCCCCAATCAATACCTGGCGCAGCTCCCGATCCGAAATTCAAGGGTGAATTGTGCAAGGGGATGGACGTGACTGAATTCGGTGATATCTACATCAAGAATGCAGGCAGATTATACCTTTTCTGGTTGTTGGAAGCTTACCGGGATATGAATATGGGCAAGGATTTCTTCCGGAGTTCCTTTGACAAGCTGGCTGGCAATCATGCCCTACGTCGGCAAATCATGGCGCAGGTGCAGGAGGAAGACATTCGCAAAAGCTGGGAGCCGGCACTGTCTGACTTCAAACAACTCCGCCGCAAGTACCTGTTATATCCCGACTTTGAATAA
- a CDS encoding pyridoxal phosphate-dependent aminotransferase codes for MPKISQKGQQMPASPIRKLVPFAEGAKKKGRTVYHLNIGQPDIETPANVLDAIRNFDLNVIEYSHSAGIESYRKKLLEYYTKVGIELTLDQLIVTAGGSEALLATFITCMNPGDEVIIPEPFYANYNSFALAAGVVVKPVTSYIETGFALPPVSEFEKLITPKTKGILICNPGNPTGYLYTQEELEALRQLVLKHDLFLIADEVYREFCYGDAVHHSTLNLEGLEKNVVMVDSVSKRYSMCGARVGCIVTRNKEVFDAAMKFAQARLSPPTLGQVGAEAAVDTPESYFKEVKDEYVKRRDTVVNALRKMDGVTCPLPNGAFYVIARLPIDDADKFCQWLLESFEHNNQTVMLAPATGFYSTPGLGKQEVRIAYVLNLESLKNAMAALEAALKVYPGRTEAVEASAKAHS; via the coding sequence ATGCCTAAGATTTCTCAGAAAGGGCAGCAGATGCCAGCCTCCCCCATCCGTAAACTGGTACCCTTTGCGGAAGGCGCCAAGAAGAAGGGTCGTACCGTGTATCACCTGAACATCGGTCAGCCTGACATCGAAACACCTGCCAATGTACTGGACGCGATCCGGAACTTTGACCTGAATGTGATTGAATACAGTCACTCCGCCGGTATCGAAAGCTACAGGAAGAAACTGCTTGAGTATTACACAAAGGTGGGCATCGAGCTGACACTCGATCAGCTGATCGTAACTGCCGGTGGTTCGGAAGCGTTGCTGGCCACCTTCATCACCTGCATGAACCCGGGCGATGAGGTGATCATCCCCGAACCTTTCTACGCCAACTACAACAGCTTTGCCCTGGCCGCCGGCGTGGTGGTAAAGCCTGTTACCTCTTATATCGAAACAGGTTTCGCCCTGCCCCCGGTGAGTGAATTTGAAAAGCTGATCACCCCGAAGACCAAGGGCATCCTGATCTGCAACCCCGGCAACCCGACCGGATATCTCTACACCCAGGAAGAACTGGAAGCGCTGCGCCAGCTGGTGCTGAAGCACGACCTGTTCCTGATCGCCGACGAGGTATACCGCGAGTTTTGCTACGGAGATGCCGTTCACCATTCCACCCTGAACCTCGAAGGTTTGGAAAAGAATGTGGTGATGGTGGATTCCGTATCCAAACGCTACAGCATGTGTGGCGCCCGCGTAGGTTGCATCGTTACCCGCAACAAGGAAGTATTTGACGCGGCCATGAAGTTCGCGCAGGCACGTTTGAGTCCGCCCACCCTGGGCCAGGTAGGTGCCGAAGCCGCCGTAGACACCCCAGAATCTTATTTCAAGGAAGTAAAGGATGAATATGTGAAGCGCCGCGATACCGTGGTGAATGCGCTGCGCAAGATGGATGGCGTTACATGTCCCCTCCCCAACGGTGCCTTTTATGTAATCGCCCGTTTGCCGATCGACGATGCCGACAAGTTCTGCCAATGGTTGCTGGAAAGCTTCGAGCACAACAACCAAACGGTTATGCTTGCCCCGGCCACCGGATTTTATTCCACCCCGGGTCTTGGCAAGCAGGAAGTGCGCATCGCGTATGTACTGAACCTGGAATCGTTGAAGAACGCCATGGCTGCCCTGGAAGCCGCATTGAAAGTATACCCGGGTCGCACGGAAGCGGTGGAAGCGAGTGCCAAAGCGCATTCCTGA
- a CDS encoding DUF1573 domain-containing protein: MKKITYLILLKTLLFAGFSFGQNPIPTPAFRFESDVYKFGKVQADSILSFFYTFQNTGNAPLVIADIKVECGCTQADWPDQPVAPGATDTIFVAFDTAGKWGFQKRTLEITANTLTNPTILTFKGVVEKEKLRD; this comes from the coding sequence ATGAAAAAGATCACCTATCTGATCCTTTTGAAAACCCTGCTTTTTGCGGGGTTTTCTTTTGGTCAGAACCCAATACCTACTCCCGCATTCCGGTTCGAATCGGACGTGTACAAGTTCGGAAAGGTGCAGGCGGATAGCATCCTCTCCTTCTTCTACACGTTTCAGAACACGGGCAATGCCCCCCTGGTGATTGCCGACATCAAGGTCGAGTGCGGATGCACACAGGCCGACTGGCCCGATCAGCCCGTGGCCCCGGGAGCAACGGATACCATCTTCGTTGCCTTCGATACTGCCGGTAAATGGGGCTTCCAGAAACGTACACTTGAAATCACCGCAAACACCCTGACCAATCCGACCATCCTTACTTTTAAAGGGGTGGTGGAGAAAGAGAAGTTACGGGATTAA
- a CDS encoding DUF1573 domain-containing protein, whose translation MKKSVLTLGLALCGTLFAFAQDAAPAAPAPQDNPNAPEIQFESDVIDYGTIDYEANGERVFKFKNTGKEPLVILSTNGSCGCTVPSHPTEAIKPGETGEIHVKYATNRVGPFTKTVTVTSNAKTATKILKIKGTVKAKPEEPGMTPVQDNSHTPVATPDHN comes from the coding sequence ATGAAAAAATCAGTTTTAACCTTAGGACTTGCGCTTTGCGGCACCTTATTCGCATTTGCACAGGACGCGGCACCTGCTGCTCCGGCGCCTCAGGACAATCCCAACGCACCCGAGATCCAGTTCGAATCGGACGTGATCGACTATGGCACCATTGACTATGAAGCCAATGGTGAACGTGTCTTCAAATTCAAGAACACAGGTAAAGAGCCGTTGGTGATTCTGAGCACGAATGGTTCTTGCGGATGCACCGTGCCTTCTCACCCTACCGAGGCCATCAAGCCAGGTGAAACCGGTGAGATCCATGTGAAATACGCCACCAACCGTGTAGGTCCCTTCACCAAAACCGTTACGGTAACTTCCAATGCCAAAACCGCCACCAAGATCCTGAAGATCAAAGGTACGGTGAAAGCAAAACCGGAAGAGCCCGGAATGACCCCGGTACAGGACAACAGCCACACACCGGTTGCCACACCTGATCACAACTAA